The following coding sequences lie in one Lytechinus pictus isolate F3 Inbred unplaced genomic scaffold, Lp3.0 scaffold_20, whole genome shotgun sequence genomic window:
- the LOC129282825 gene encoding histamine H3 receptor-like, whose translation MENLTKTEFNSSNSYVYPYSTTWLVIVPLVISLIISVTVVGNLLVIVAYIQDRCIRLKVANIFILNLAITDFIVGAFMWPVMISWLIKDTWVHGEIICKVWLIVDYTVTTMSALTLLMISWNRYCLFSSAVTQRVFRTKKRVGLMILSMWTCVILGYSFLAFGFSPLTGQYTIDYTYNCELEFTSNVIVTLVVNILEFFIPFTLIVSINIAIYKNIKRRSRGKIGPGHGHPLERPTIEYSECEERAPGIRQSLNQQNSLNATPKNVPLPLWLLTGPHPEENVPCRATRNRIEPDRPRLTRHRKSAVVLAILTGCFLVCWVPFQISSAMFAICGHKCVSYLNWEITNALVWGNSMINPFIYAATNKHFRCKFREILLFNRWVCVIKHCKITPG comes from the coding sequence ATGGAGAACTTAACTAAGACAGAGTTCAACAGCTCAAATTCGTACGTGTACCCATACTCAACAACGTGGCTTGTGATCGTTCCTCTAGTAATTTCTCTCATCATTTCAGTAACAGTCGTCGGAAACTTGCTGGTAATTGTGGCATACATTCAAGATCGCTGCATCCGTTTGAAGGTAGCGAATATATTCATCCTGAACCTCGCCATCACGGACTTCATTGTCGGCGCATTTATGTGGCCCGTCATGATCTCCTGGCTCATCAAGGATACGTGGGTCCACGGtgagatcatttgcaaagtgtggTTGATAGTTGACTACACCGTAACGACAATGTCCGCCCTAACCCTCTTGATGATAAGCTGGAACCGTTACTGCTTGTTCTCATCGGCCGTCACACAGCGGGTGTTTCGGACGAAGAAGCGAGTTGGATTGATGATCCTATCCATGTGGACCTGCGTTATTCTGGGCTACTCGTTCCTGGCGTTCGGCTTTAGTCCGTTGACAGGACAGTACACCATTGACTACACGTATAACTGCGAGCTTGAATTCACTTCCAATGTTATTGTTACCCTGGTAGTCAATATATTGGAATTTTTCATTCCGTTCACGCTCATTGTTAGCATAAATATAGCGATTTATAAGAATATCAAGAGAAGATCTAGGGGCAAAATAGGACCTGGTCACGGTCACCCACTTGAAAGGCCCACCATAGAGTACTCAGAATGTGAAGAACGGGCTCCTGGGATCCGACAAAGCCTGAACCAGCAGAATTCTTTGAATGCTACACCTAAAAATGTTCCATTGCCCCTTTGGTTACTTACAGGGCCTCACCCAGAGGAAAATGTGCCTTGCAGAGCAACCCGAAACCGCATCGAACCTGATAGACCAAGATTGACCAGGCATCGGAAATCCGCAGTAGTCCTTGCTATACTGACTGGCTGTTTCCTTGTATGTTGGGTGCCTTTTCAGATCTCAAGTGCCATGTTTGCAATTTGCGGCCACAAGTGCGTGTCATACCTGAACTGGGAGATCACGAATGCACTTGTGTGGGGTAACTCCATGATCAACCCTTTCATTTATGCAGCGACAAACAAGCACTTTCGCTGTAAATTTCGAGAGATATTACTTTTCAATAGATGGGTTTGTGTTATAAAGCACTGCAAAAtcactccaggctga